One Oryza brachyantha chromosome 3, ObraRS2, whole genome shotgun sequence DNA segment encodes these proteins:
- the LOC102711962 gene encoding uncharacterized protein LOC102711962 gives MERRSGGGGGGGGGFFAALREEVARGLSPARARARARARSRAEAAELAAALRMSGGGEMLAPLMEGPDPESGDGEGGGGGAARGARGGRRGEGWGQWVRGQLARAPSSVAAAAAGAGAARNDLRLLLGVMGAPLAPVHVSAAEPLPHLSIKDTPIETSSAQYILQQYLAASGGQRLLGSVRNAYTMGKVRMVATEFEIAGRLVKNRNAARCAEPGRFVLWQMAPEMWYIELAVGGSKVHAGCNGKLVWRHTPWLGAHAAKGPVRPLRRALQGLDPLTAASMFAGARCIGERKVNGEDCFILKLCTDPETLKGRSEGLAEIIRHVMFGYFSQRTGLLVHIEDSHLTRIQSTTGGDAVYWETTINSFIEDYRPVEGIMIAHSGRSAVTLFRFGEVAMSHTKTRMEEAWSIEEVAFNVPGLSMDCFIPPTDIKSGSISETVELSHGEKSKVGPPPGHRAKVAALEKAVNEKVAWSGTILEDHN, from the exons ATGGAGCGgcggagtggtggtggtggtggcggcggcggcggcttcttcGCGGCGctgcgggaggaggtggcgcgcgggctgtcgccggcgcgggcgcgggcgcgcgcgcgcgcccggagcagggcggaggcggcggagctggcggcggcgctgaggATGTCCGGAGGGGGGGAGATGCTGGCGCCGCTCATGGAGGGGCCCGATCCGGAGTCCGGcgacggggaaggcggcggcggtggggccgccaggggcgcgcgcggagggcggaggggggaggggtggGGGCAGTGGGTGAGGGGCCAGCTCGcgcgggcgccgtcctccgtggccgccgcggcggccggcgccggcgcggcgcggaacGACCTCAGGCTGCTGCTCGGCGTCATGGGCGCGCCCCTCGCGCCCGTGCATgtctccgccgccgagccgctcCCGCACCTTAGCATCAAGGACACCCCCATC GAGACCTCGTCGGCACAGTACATACTGCAGCAGTACCTGGCGGCCTCTGGTGGGCAGAGGCTTCTTGGGTCTGTCCGGAACGCGTACACCATGGGCAAGGTGCGCATGGTGGCCACCGAGTTTGAGATTGCTGGCCGCCTTGTCAAGAACCGCAATGCTGCTCGCTGCGCCGAGCCAGGCCGCTTTGTCCTTTGGCAGATGGCTCCTGAGATGTGGTACATTGAGCTGGCTGTCGGTGGGAGCAAGGTGCATGCCGGCTGCAATGGCAAGCTCGTCTGGCGCCACACCCCATGGCTCGGTGCCCATGCTGCCAAGGGCCCTGTTCGCCCTCTCCGTCGTGCACTTCAG GGCTTGGATCCATTGACCGCTGCAAGCATGTTTGCTGGTGCACGCTGCATTGGGGAGAGGAAGGTGAATGGGGAGGATTGCTTCATTCTGAAGCTGTGCACTGACCCTGAGACCCTTAAGGGGCGCAGTGAGGGCCTTGCAGAGATCATTAGGCATGTCATGTTTGGATATTTTAGCCAGAGGACTGGCCTTCTTGTCCATATTGAAGATTCACACCTGACCCGGATCCAGTCAACAACCGGAGGAGATGCTGTTTACTGGGAGACTACCATCAATTCATTCATCGAGGATTATCGTCCCGTTGAAGGTATAATGATTGCACATTCTGGCCGGTCGGCTGTGACCCTATTCCGTTTCGGTGAGGTGGCCATGAGCCACACCAAGACTCGAATGGAGGAGGCATGGAGCATTGAGGAGGTTGCGTTCAATGTCCCTGGTTTGTCCATGGACTGTTTCATACCACCCACTGATATAAAATCTGGATCTATTAGCGAAACTGTTGAGCTTTCTCATGGTGAGAAGAGCAAGGTTGGCCCTCCCCCTGGCCACCGCGCTAAAGTTGCTGCATTGGAGAAGGCAGTTAATGAGAAAGTAGCATGGAGTGGAACTATACTCGAAGATCACAATTGA